The genomic window GATGCCGCCGAACTCGCGGGCGATACCGAAGTTCAGACAGATCGATTTGGCGTGACCGATGTGCAGGTAACCGTTCGGCTCGGGCGGAAAACGGGTGCACACCGACGTGTGCTTGCCGCTCCTCAAGTCATTGGTGACGATCTGGCGGATGAAGTCGGATCCCGCCGCGGGGGTTCCCGCCGCTGGCGGCGTCGCTTCGGCTTTCGGGCTATCGCTCATTGACGTGGATCTCCTGTTCCGACGCAGTCCGATGGATAACAGCTTTCTTCGTCCTTGTAACGGTAGGGTGCTGCCTGGGACGCGCGCCACGGCGCGCCATGAGCCGCGCTCCTACGCGCGGTCGCTCCCAAGCCTTCCCAGCAGCCGCAAGAGACCATCCAGGATGGTCACCGGGTGCGGCGGGCAGCCGGGAACATAGAGATCGACCGGCACCACGCTGTCCGTACCGTTGTGCACTTCCGGGTGATCGCGGTACGGGCCTCCGGAGATGGCGCAGGCGCCCACCGCGATGACGATCTTCGGTGCCGGCACGGCATCATAGGTCTTCTTCAGCGCCAGCCGCATGTTCTCCGTGACCGGTCCCGTCACCAGCAACCCATCGGCGTGGCGCGGCGACGCCACGAACTGGATGCCGAACCGGCCCAGGTCGAAGACCACCGTGTTCAGCACGTTGACATCCGACTCGCAGGCGTTGCACCCGCCAGCACTCACTTGACGGAGCTTGAGGGAGCGGCCAAATAGACGCCGGCTCTCCTCACCAAGCGCTTGCGCCAGCTTGACCGTCTGTCCGGTGTGCACCAGGTCACCGCGCGTCCGTTGCGCCAGCCGGTATTCCGCGGTGTATTGTATGGCCCCGTCGGGGCACGCGTCACGGCACTCCGTGCAGAACAGGCAGCTGCCGAGATCGATTCGCCAGCCGTGCTCGTCCGCCGCAATCGCATCTGTCGGACACACCTCAACGCACCGTTGGCATCCCTCGCGGCATTTCGCCTGATCAATTGTGGGGAGGCCGCGAAAGCGGTCCGGCAGGGTGGGTTCCCGGCGCGGGAACGAAATCGTGCGATGCCCCTGTTGCAGGCGCGCCAAGAGAAGTCTCAACACGGCTGCTCCTTACAGATCATGTCCGCAGTACGAGAGGTTGAAACTCTTATTGCAGAGCGGGAAGTCCGAGATTTGCTGATCGCGCAGTGCCAGCGCCAATCCCATCCAGTTGTGAAACGATGGATCGACCACCTTGTAGCGCGCCAAGCGCCCGTGCGCGTCGGTCGCCGCGACGTGACAGATCTCGCCCCGCCAGCCCTCGACAAGCGAGACCACGATCCGGTTGGCGGCCAGCGGCCCGCCGTCGACTCGCGTCGGTCCGCGGTCCAGGGTGGCGAGCTGATCGCGGATGAAGGCCACCGAGCGCTGCAGCTCGAGCCAGCGGACGTAGGCGCGCGCCATGACGTCCCCACTCTGCCACGTGGAGACGGGGATATGGGCGAAGCGGAAGATGCCGGATGGGAACTCCTGCCGCACGTCCCGCTCGACACCACATGCGCGCGCCACCGGGCCGACCAACCCGAGCGCCTCGCAGTCCGCGCGTGAGACCACCCCGATTTGTTCGAACCGCGCTGCGACGGATGGCGTGTCCCACAACAGACGGACCGCGCTGGTCACGTCCGTCAAGGCCGTCTCCAGGCGGTGTGACAGTTGCGCCATGCGGTCGTCGTCCACGTCAAAGGCAACGCCACCCGGGCGAATGAGACCGCGACCAAAGCGGCTGCCGCAGATGAGGGCGGTCAGATTCAGAAAGTCACCACGGATGCGGCCGCAGTAGGCCGCCGTGGGCAGATAACCGACATCGCCCGCGAGCCCGCCGAGATCGCCCGTATGATTGGCGAGCCGCTCCAGCTCGAGGGCGATGGCGCGCAGTACCTGGGCACGCGCCGGCACGCGCCACCCTGCGAGCGCCTCCAACGCCTCGCAGTACGCGGTGGCGTGGCCGATCGAGGTGTCGCCGGCGAGCGTCTCCATATAATGAATTGTCCGCTTGTCGGGCCCGCCGATCAGCGCGGGCTCGACGCCACGGTGCTGGTAGCCCAGCGAGATTTCCAGGTGAAGCACGCGTTCGCCGTGGCACTGGAAGCGGAAATGGCCGGGTTCGATGACACCTGCGTGGACGGGGCCCACCGCCACCTCGTGCACCTCCTCGCCCCACACGCTGAAAAAGTCGGTCACCCCTGGAACGGTCTCCACGTTCTCAGCCGGCGACGCGACCCGAAAATCGGCACCGTACGGCAGGTGAAAGCGAATCGGCTTGAGCCACGGATGGCCCTCCGGTCGCACCCCGAATTGCTCAGCGACCTCGCGCTCGAACCAGTGCGCCTGCGGGCACTCCGGCGTCAAGGCTGGGTAGGACGCCCCGACATCAGCGGTGCCAAGCGAGAGCGCTCCGGTGTCGCTGTGCGCCAACACCGCGACCAGCTGGACTCCTGTGGCGATCGGACAACCAAAAAGGGCAGCGATGCGGCCGCCCGCCGTGACCCCCTCAACGACCGCCTCTCTGAATGCCGCAACGGAGAGTCGTGGAACTGCCGAGAGTTCAACCGCTTCCCCATTGCGAACTGAGCACAGTGCGTTGCTGGACATACCGATTATCCGAGCGCCCGGGCTGCTTCCACAATGGTGTGGCGCAGGATCCCGGGAATATAGAGCCCCAGGAAGAGAACCAACAGCGCAAGAATTGCGGGTGGCACGATGGCCAATGCGGGCTCGCGCACCGGCAGCCGTTGGGGCTCGCCCACCGGCCGGCCTTGCGCCATGCGGAGCACCGCGCTTGCCATGCCCACGAAGATGACAGCCAAGAGTGCGAGGTACGCCACCGCCAGCGCGCTCCGGCCCTGGTCCAGAGCCCCCTTCAGGATGGTCAACTCACTCAAGAATGGGCCGAACGGCGGCGAGCCGGTGATCGCCAAGAAACCCACTACCCACAGCACTCCGGAGACCGGCAGCACGCGCAGCACGCCGCGGACGTCGGTGGTCGACTTCGAGTGATATGCCGCCAGAATGTTGCCGGCGACCAGAAACAGCATGGCTTTGGTGAGCGAGTGGTTTACCGCGTGCAGCATCGCCCCGAACGTTGCCACCCCACCGATCCCGACTCCCAACGCCAGGACGCCCATGTGCTCGACGCTCGAGTACGCGAGCATGCGCTTGTAATCGGACTGGCCCGTAATGAAGACGGCGGCAACCGCCATGGAGAGCAGGCCAAAGCCCACGAGCAGGTCCTGGCCGAAGGCGCCCTGGCCCGCGGCCACACAGACCTGTTGCACCCGCAGGATGCCCAGGAAGGCGCAGTTCAGCAGGGCGCCGGAGAGCAATGCCGAGACCACCGACGGGGCTTCGCTGTGTGCATCGGGCAGCCACGTGTGCAGCGGCGCCAACCCCATCTTGGTGCCGTACCCCACCAGCAACAGGAGGAACGCGGCCTTCAACCACGGCACATGCAGTTCACTGGCGCGCCGTGTCAGATCGCTCAGGACCAGTGGGATCTGGCTGTCGCCCTGACCGGAAGCCGCAACGGCGAGAAAGAAGTTGCCGAGCAGCGCCAGGGCGATGCCGACCGAGCAGATCAGCAGGTACTTCCAAGTGGCTTCGAGCGAGCGGTGATGGCGATGAAAGTAGATCAGCGGCGCGCTCGCCAGCGTGGTTGCCTCGATGGCCACCCAGAGCAGGCCGAAACGGTGGCTGACGGTCACCAGCGTCATGGCAGCGAGAAAAAGCAGCAGGCAACTGGTGAACGTGGCTTCGGGTGCGTTGGCGAAGACGAGGTTTTCCTCGAAGTCTCTGCGCACGCCCTGGCTTTCGCGCCGCAAGTAGCCGACGCTGTAGATCGCGGCGGCCAGAAACAGTGCGCTCGTGATACTCAGGAACAACTGCCCGAGCGCATCCAGACGCAACCAGCCGCCCAAGAGCGATGTCGGCGGGAGCTGCCACGTCGTCGCTACTACGGCCGCATGCACCACCGCGGTGAGAATCAACAGCGTCCGACGCTGGGCGTCGTGCTTCATGAAATACGCACCGACCGCAGCCAGCGTCGGCAGCAGGAGCAGAGCCAACAGCATCACGCCGTCCAGTCCTGCAGCATGGTGAGCTGATCCGTATCGATGTGG from Candidatus Binatia bacterium includes these protein-coding regions:
- the nuoB gene encoding NADH-quinone oxidoreductase subunit NuoB; translated protein: MLRLLLARLQQGHRTISFPRREPTLPDRFRGLPTIDQAKCREGCQRCVEVCPTDAIAADEHGWRIDLGSCLFCTECRDACPDGAIQYTAEYRLAQRTRGDLVHTGQTVKLAQALGEESRRLFGRSLKLRQVSAGGCNACESDVNVLNTVVFDLGRFGIQFVASPRHADGLLVTGPVTENMRLALKKTYDAVPAPKIVIAVGACAISGGPYRDHPEVHNGTDSVVPVDLYVPGCPPHPVTILDGLLRLLGRLGSDRA
- a CDS encoding NADH-quinone oxidoreductase subunit C, giving the protein MSSNALCSVRNGEAVELSAVPRLSVAAFREAVVEGVTAGGRIAALFGCPIATGVQLVAVLAHSDTGALSLGTADVGASYPALTPECPQAHWFEREVAEQFGVRPEGHPWLKPIRFHLPYGADFRVASPAENVETVPGVTDFFSVWGEEVHEVAVGPVHAGVIEPGHFRFQCHGERVLHLEISLGYQHRGVEPALIGGPDKRTIHYMETLAGDTSIGHATAYCEALEALAGWRVPARAQVLRAIALELERLANHTGDLGGLAGDVGYLPTAAYCGRIRGDFLNLTALICGSRFGRGLIRPGGVAFDVDDDRMAQLSHRLETALTDVTSAVRLLWDTPSVAARFEQIGVVSRADCEALGLVGPVARACGVERDVRQEFPSGIFRFAHIPVSTWQSGDVMARAYVRWLELQRSVAFIRDQLATLDRGPTRVDGGPLAANRIVVSLVEGWRGEICHVAATDAHGRLARYKVVDPSFHNWMGLALALRDQQISDFPLCNKSFNLSYCGHDL
- a CDS encoding proton-conducting transporter membrane subunit, which encodes MLLALLLLPTLAAVGAYFMKHDAQRRTLLILTAVVHAAVVATTWQLPPTSLLGGWLRLDALGQLFLSITSALFLAAAIYSVGYLRRESQGVRRDFEENLVFANAPEATFTSCLLLFLAAMTLVTVSHRFGLLWVAIEATTLASAPLIYFHRHHRSLEATWKYLLICSVGIALALLGNFFLAVAASGQGDSQIPLVLSDLTRRASELHVPWLKAAFLLLLVGYGTKMGLAPLHTWLPDAHSEAPSVVSALLSGALLNCAFLGILRVQQVCVAAGQGAFGQDLLVGFGLLSMAVAAVFITGQSDYKRMLAYSSVEHMGVLALGVGIGGVATFGAMLHAVNHSLTKAMLFLVAGNILAAYHSKSTTDVRGVLRVLPVSGVLWVVGFLAITGSPPFGPFLSELTILKGALDQGRSALAVAYLALLAVIFVGMASAVLRMAQGRPVGEPQRLPVREPALAIVPPAILALLVLFLGLYIPGILRHTIVEAARALG